One stretch of Arachis hypogaea cultivar Tifrunner chromosome 20, arahy.Tifrunner.gnm2.J5K5, whole genome shotgun sequence DNA includes these proteins:
- the LOC112782962 gene encoding ubiquitin carboxyl-terminal hydrolase 18, producing MLVSSAGGGGGGGGGISWDLKWLLQWVLSAVVVAVGLHALVKNTASRYFEVHANFDSDRTHPMPSSPSAAAAIAMDQPLCAVCSKHASSRCSRCKSVRYCSQACQQMHWKSDHKLKCKEVHSTMNLAQSGPASPGFKASAAVNKSTSSIALIPACGREISKPIKQPKNPLFPYDEFVKFFNWDKPGFPPCGLLNCGNSCFANVVLQCLSFTRPLIAYLLKNGHRRECSRNDWCFLCEFEIHVEKARQSSQAFSPMNILSRLPNIGGTLGYGRQEDAHEFMRFAIDTMQSVCLDEYGGEKAVPPNLQETTLIQHIFGGHLQSEVFCTKCEKQSNQYENMMDLTVEINGDAASLEECLDQFTAKEWLHGENMYKCDGCKDYVKAWKRLTVKRAPNILTIALKRFQSGRFGKLNKRVTFPETLNLSPFMSEVEDGSDIYKLYAVVVHIDMLNASFFGHYICYIKDFHGDWYRIDDWKVMQVELVEVLSQGAYMLLYSRVTARPSGLQTTESSDTHMQTVEVEVEPSPTEQAECLSNMETVTCNGTCDAFPAEHSSNSELKVSACEQSKDIRLIDVANGTPSWATESSHVPSKSGKDLEDIDMRRSNLCSSVVEDILCCTEEQDDTDMAKVSVSPRLANGFSSLNDSSVSMDYQNSGEDQEHVELVKCKPLTAQGHANHGNGYASANKYAIPVEDDGSVFSGVGSFSTETSASEMHQLKRRLPFHGSETGHANGVKKVEVSGDKLTT from the exons atgctTGTCTCTTCTGCaggcggaggaggaggaggaggaggaggaatctcATGGGATCTCAAATGGCTTCTGCAGTGGGTTCTCTCAGCGGTTGTCGTCGCCGTTGGATTGCACGCTCTCGTCAAGAACACCGCTTCACGATACTTTGAGGTTCACGCCAATTTCGATTCTGATCGGACTCATCCCATGCCTTCTTCTCCCTCCGCCGCCGCCGCCATTGCAATGGACCAACCTCTTTGCGCCGTCTGCTCCAAACACGCCTCCAGCAGGTGTTCCCGCTGCAAATCCGTCAGATACTG CTCCCAAGCGTGTCAACAGATGCACTGGAAATCCGATCATAAGTTGAAATGCAAGGAAGTTCATAGTACCATGAATTTGGCTCAATCTGGGCCAGCTAGTCCAGGGTTTAAAGCTTCTGCTGCTGTTAATAAAAGCACATCTTCAATTGCCCTAATACCTGCTTGTGGACGTGAAATTTCCAAGCCGATCAAGCAGCCTAAAAAT CCTCTTTTTCCTTATGATGAATTTGTTAAATTCTTTAACTGGGATAAGCCTGGATTTCCTCCTTGTGGGCTCTTGAATTGTGGAAATAG CTGCTTTGCAAATGTGGTTCTCCAATGTCTCTCATTCACAAGGCCGCTTATCGCCTACCTGTTGAAAAACGGCCACCGCAGAGAAT GCAGTCGTAATGATTGGTGCTTTCTGTGTGAATTTGAAATCCATGTTGAGAAAGCAAGGCAAAGTTCACAGGCATTTTCTCCAATGAACATTCTCTCTCGTTTGCCTAATATTGGTGGCACACTGGGTTATGGAAGACAAGAGGATGCTCATGAATTCATGAG GTTTGCAATCGACACTATGCAGTCTGTATGCcttgatgaatatggtggagAAAAAGCTGTCCCTCCTAACCTTCAAGAGACAACACTTATTCAACACATTTTTGGTGGCCACCTTCAATCTGAG GTGTTTTGCACAAAATGTGAGAAGCAGTCAAATCAATACGAAAACATGATGGACTTGACTGTTGAAATTAATGGAGATGCTGCTTCCTTGGAGGAATGTCTAGATCAGTTCACTGCCAAGGAGTGGCTTCATGGTGAAAATATGTATAAATGTGATGG GTGCAAAGATTATGTCAAGGCTTGGAAACGTCTCACTGTGAAACGAGCTCCAAATATTCTTACTATTGCCTTGAAAAGATTTCAG AGTGGGAGGTTTGGCAAACTTAACAAGAGAGTAACGTTCCCTGAGACTCTAAATCTTAGCCCTTTCATGAGTGAAGTTGAAGATGGATCTGATATTTATAAGCTGTATGCTGTTGTAGTCCACATCGACATGCTGAATGCTTCCTTTTTTGGTCATTACATTTGCTACATTAAGGATTTCCATGGAGACTGGTATAGAATTGATGATTGGAAG GTAATGCAAGTGGAATTGGTGGAGGTACTTTCTCAAGGTGCATACATGTTGTTATACAGCAg GGTAACTGCTCGGCCATCAGGCCTTCAAACTACAGAATCTTCGGACACACACATGCAGACAGTTGAAGTGGAAGTGGAGCCCAGCCCAACTGAACAGGCCGAATGTCTCTCAAATATGGAGACTGTAACTTGCAATGGCACATGTGATGCTTTTCCAGCTGAACATAGTAGTAATTCAGAACTGAAGGTTTCTGCCTGTGAACAGTCTAAGGACATCCGCTTGATTGATGTTGCAAATGGGACTCCAAGTTGGGCAACCGAATCGTCTCATGTACCTTCTAAATCTGGCAAAGATTTGGAGGATATAGATATGAGGAGATCAAATCTCTGCTCATCTGTTGTGGAAGATATTTTATGCTGCACGGAAGAGCAAGACGATACTGATATGGCTAAGGTCAGTGTTTCTCCACGCTTGGCAAATGGATTTTCTTCCCTGAATGATTCTTCTGTTTCAATGGATTATCAAAACTCGGGGGAAGATCAAGAGCATGTAGAACTTGTCAAATGCAAGCCACTGACAGCACAAGGCCATGCAAATCATGGCAACGGGTATGCTAGTGCAAACAAATATGCTATTCCAGTTGAAGATGATGGCTCTGTGTTTTCTGGCGTTGGTTCTTTCTCCACTGAAACATCCGCATCAGAAATGCATCAATTGAAGCGGAGATTGCCATTTCACGGTTCTGAAACTGGCCACGCAAATGGAGTCAAGAAAGTGGAGGTATCTGGGGACAAGTTAACAACGTAG
- the LOC112784328 gene encoding F-box only protein 13: protein MEHSRDWNGQGRSLKRKSQENGDHKLLNNFSLDDLNEDLFERILSWLPTSTFFRLTSVSKRWNSVADSASFKLACSSIPSRDPWFFMVAPNLNQSIIFDSAERTWKRLNHPPLLHQDSNKSCMPVAASGGLICYRNSSGSFIVSNPVTGTCSELPLLEFSPQNQPLNAIVMSTTTKDQQLYYKIVLVFGELQNLVFRVYNSFSGSWEGETSLRRKVDDCSMEFDSTEDDNVVYFLSKAGIVVASNMQRSPSKQYSSVITDKNGEEVVYFLSSTGTIVACNLTSKCYIEYPRLLPVLSEYSIDVVECNGEMLVVLLSEFLETASLRVWKYDEAKRGWHQIAAMPASISHEWYGKKVDINCVGAGNQIFICLNSSELCTYVLCDLVSNNWVELPNCCINGEVIDFMSSFSFEPRIEASV, encoded by the coding sequence ATGGAACATTCTAGAGATTGGAATGGTCAAGGTAGAAGTCTAAAGAGAAAATCACAAGAAAATGGAGATCATAAACTCCTCAATAACTTTTCTCTTGATGACCTCAATGAGGATCTGTTTGAAAGGATACTTTCATGGCTTCCAACTTCCACATTCTTTCGCCTTACTTCCGTGTCGAAACGGTGGAATTCGGTTGCTGATTCGGCTAGTTTCAAGCTTGCCTGCTCAAGCATTCCTTCCAGGGATCCTTGGTTCTTCATGGTTGCTCCCAACCTTAACCAATCTATAATCTTTGACTCTGCTGAAAGAACTTGGAAAAGACTCAATCACCCCCCACTTTTGCATCAAGATTCTAATAAAAGTTGTATGCCGGTTGCTGCCTCCGGTGGCTTGATTTGCTACCGTAATTCATCAGGAAGCTTCATTGTAAGCAACCCTGTGACAGGAACTTGTAGTGAACTCCCTCTGCTTGAGTTTTCCCCTCAAAATCAACCACTCAATGCAATTGTGATGAGCACAACCACCAAAGACCAACAACTATACTACAAAATTGTGTTAGTCTTCGGAGAACTTCAGAATCTTGTGTTTAGAGTCTACAATTCTTTCTCTGGAAGTTGGGAAGGTGAGACTTCTCTAAGGAGAAAAGTTGATGATTGTTCTATGGAGTTTGATTCGACCGAGGACGACAATGTTGTATACTTCCTTAGTAAGGCTGGTATTGTGGTAGCAAGCAACATGCAGAGAAGCCCTTCAAAGCAATATTCGTCGGTCATTACCGACAAAAATGGCGAAGAGGTTGTCTATTTTCTTAGCTCCACAGGGACAATAGTAGCTTGCAACCTGACAAGCAAGTGCTACATCGAGTATCCAAGGTTGTTGCCTGTTCTGAGTGAGTATTCAATTGATGTTGTGGAGTGTAATGGGGAGATGCTAGTTGTTCTGTTATCAGAGTTCTTGGAAACCGCGAGTCTTCGTGTGTGGAAGTATGATGAAGCTAAAAGAGGGTGGCACCAGATTGCAGCAATGCCTGCATCAATTTCTCATGAATGGTATGGAAAGAAAGTGGATATTAACTGTGTAGGAGCTGGTAACCAGATATTCATATGCTTGAACTCCTCTGAGCTATGTACTTATGTTCTGTGTGATTTGGTTAGCAACAACTGGGTTGAATTGCCAAATTGTTGCATAAATGGTGAAGTCATAGACTTTATGTCTTCATTTTCATTTGAGCCTAGGATAGAGGCTTCTGTATGA